The Triticum dicoccoides isolate Atlit2015 ecotype Zavitan chromosome 6A, WEW_v2.0, whole genome shotgun sequence genome has a window encoding:
- the LOC119314674 gene encoding putative ripening-related protein 5: MATARALATMAVFLLVALSTSHIASSLRPGLGVCRASGYLPGKSGNCEKSNDPDCCEDGKRYPQYHCSPPVTATTKAVLTLNSFEKGKDGGGPSECDNSYHSDKEMVVALSTGWFKNMARCGHRIKISANGKSVYAKVVDECDSVYGCDEDHNYEPPCANNIVDASPAVWNALGLDQNVGMEGITWSDE; encoded by the coding sequence ATGGCCACTGCAAGAGCTCTAGCCACCATGGCAGTTTTCCTCCTGGTGGCCCTCTCCACCTCCCACATCGCGTCCTCGCTCCGCCCAGGTCTCGGTGTGTGCCGTGCAAGTGGCTACCTTCCAGGAAAGTCAGGCAACTGTGAGAAGAGCAACGACCCCGACTGCTGCGAGGATGGCAAGAGATACCCGCAGTACCACTGCTCGCCGCCGGTCACCGCGACCACCAAGGCCGTCTTGACGCTCAACAGCTTCGAGAAGGGCAAGGACGGCGGCGGTCCGTCCGAGTGTGACAATTCCTACCACAGCGATAAGGAGATGGTCGTTGCGCTCTCCACCGGCTGGTTCAAGAACATGGCCCGTTGCGGGCACCGCATCAAGATCAGCGCCAATGGCAAGTCTGTGTATGCCAAGGTGGTGGACGAGTGTGACTCCGTCTATGGCTGCGACGAAGACCACAACTACGAGCCCCCGTGTGCTAACAACATCGTTGACGCCTCTCCTGCGGTGTGGAATGCCTTGGGGCTCGACCAGAACGTCGGCATGGAGGGCATCACCTGGTCCGATGAGTGA
- the LOC119315450 gene encoding putative ripening-related protein 5: MATARALATMAVFLLVALSTSHIASSLRPGLGVCRASGYLPGKSGNCEKSNDPDCCEDGKRYPQYHCSPPVTATTKAVLTLNSFEKGKDGGGPSECDNSYHSDKEMVVAFSTGWFKNMARCGHRIKISANGKSVYAKVVDECDSVYGCDEDHNYEPPCANNIVDASPAVWNALGLDQNVGMEGITWSDE, encoded by the coding sequence ATGGCCACTGCAAGAGCTCTAGCCACCATGGCAGTTTTCCTCCTGGTGGCCCTCTCCACCTCCCACATCGCGTCCTCGCTCCGCCCAGGTCTCGGTGTGTGCCGTGCAAGTGGCTACCTTCCAGGAAAGTCAGGCAACTGTGAGAAGAGCAACGACCCCGACTGCTGCGAGGATGGCAAGAGATACCCGCAGTACCACTGCTCGCCGCCGGTCACCGCGACCACCAAGGCCGTCTTGACGCTCAACAGCTTCGAGAAGGGCAAGGACGGCGGCGGTCCGTCCGAGTGTGACAATTCCTACCACAGCGATAAGGAGATGGTCGTTGCGTTCTCCACCGGCTGGTTCAAGAACATGGCCCGTTGCGGGCACCGCATCAAGATCAGCGCCAATGGCAAGTCTGTGTATGCCAAGGTGGTGGACGAGTGTGACTCCGTCTATGGCTGCGACGAAGACCACAACTACGAGCCCCCGTGTGCTAACAACATCGTTGATGCCTCTCCTGCGGTGTGGAATGCCTTGGGGCTCGACCAGAACGTCGGCATGGAGGGCATCACCTGGTCCGATGAGTGA
- the LOC119315451 gene encoding putative ripening-related protein 5, protein MATARALATMAVFLLVALSTSHIASSLRPGLGVCRASGYLLGKSGNCEKSNDPDCCEDGKRYPQYHCSPPVTATTKAVLTLNSFEKGKDGGGPSECDNSYHSDKEMVVALSTGWFKNMARCGHRIKISANGKSVYAKVVDECDSVYGCDEDHNYEPPCANNIVDASPAVWNALGLDQNVGMEGITWSDE, encoded by the coding sequence ATGGCCACTGCAAGAGCTCTAGCCACCATGGCAGTTTTCCTCCTGGTGGCCCTCTCCACCTCCCACATCGCGTCCTCGCTCCGCCCAGGTCTCGGTGTGTGCCGTGCAAGTGGCTACCTTCTAGGAAAGTCAGGCAACTGTGAGAAGAGCAACGACCCCGACTGCTGCGAGGATGGCAAGAGATACCCGCAGTACCACTGCTCGCCGCCGGTCACCGCGACCACCAAGGCCGTCTTGACGCTCAACAGCTTCGAGAAGGGCAAGGACGGCGGCGGTCCGTCCGAGTGTGACAATTCCTACCACAGCGATAAGGAGATGGTCGTTGCGCTCTCCACCGGCTGGTTCAAGAACATGGCCCGTTGCGGGCACCGCATCAAGATCAGCGCCAATGGCAAGTCTGTGTATGCCAAGGTGGTGGACGAGTGTGACTCCGTCTATGGCTGCGACGAAGACCACAACTACGAGCCCCCGTGTGCTAACAACATCGTTGACGCCTCTCCTGCGGTGTGGAATGCCTTGGGGCTCGACCAGAACGTTGGCATGGAGGGCATCACCTGGTCCGATGAGTGA
- the LOC119315452 gene encoding putative ripening-related protein 5, whose protein sequence is MATARALATMAVFLLVALSTSHIASSLRPRLGVCRASGYLPGKSGNCEKSNDPDCCEDGKRYPQYHCSPPVTATTKAILTLNSFEKGKDGGGPSECDNSYHSDKEMVVALSTGWFKNMARCGHRIKISANGKSVYAKVVDECDSVYGCDEDHNYEPPCANNIVDASPAVWNALGLDQNVGMEGITWSDE, encoded by the coding sequence ATGGCCACTGCAAGAGCTCTAGCCACCATGGCAGTTTTCCTCCTGGTGGCCCTCTCCACCTCCCACATCGCGTCCTCGCTCCGCCCACGTCTCGGTGTGTGCCGTGCAAGTGGCTACCTTCCAGGAAAGTCAGGCAACTGTGAGAAGAGCAACGACCCCGACTGCTGCGAGGATGGCAAGAGATACCCGCAGTACCACTGCTCGCCGCCGGTCACCGCGACCACCAAGGCCATCTTGACGCTCAACAGCTTCGAGAAGGGCAAGGACGGCGGCGGTCCGTCCGAGTGTGACAATTCCTACCACAGCGATAAGGAGATGGTCGTTGCGCTCTCCACCGGCTGGTTCAAGAACATGGCCCGTTGCGGGCACCGCATCAAGATCAGCGCCAATGGCAAGTCTGTGTATGCCAAGGTGGTGGACGAGTGTGACTCCGTCTATGGCTGCGACGAAGACCACAACTACGAGCCCCCGTGTGCTAACAACATCGTTGACGCCTCTCCTGCGGTGTGGAATGCCTTGGGGCTCGACCAGAACGTTGGCATGGAGGGCATCACCTGGTCCGATGAGTGA
- the LOC119315453 gene encoding putative ripening-related protein 5: MATARALATMAVFLLVALSTSHIASSLRPGLGVCRASGYLPGKSGNCEKSNDPDCCEDGKRYPQYHCSPPVTATTKAVLTLNSFEKGKDGGGPSECDNSYHSDKEMVVALSTGWFKNMARCGHRIKISANGKSVYAKVVDECDSVYGCDEDHNYEPPCANNIVDASPAVWNALGLDQNVGMEGITWSDE; this comes from the coding sequence ATGGCCACTGCAAGAGCTCTAGCCACCATGGCAGTTTTCCTCCTGGTGGCCCTCTCCACCTCCCACATCGCGTCCTCGCTCCGCCCAGGTCTCGGTGTGTGCCGTGCAAGTGGCTACCTTCCAGGAAAGTCAGGCAACTGTGAGAAGAGCAACGACCCCGACTGCTGCGAGGATGGCAAGAGATACCCGCAGTACCACTGCTCGCCGCCGGTCACCGCGACCACCAAGGCCGTCTTGACGCTCAACAGCTTCGAGAAGGGCAAGGACGGCGGCGGTCCGTCCGAGTGTGACAATTCCTACCACAGCGATAAGGAGATGGTCGTTGCGCTCTCCACCGGCTGGTTCAAGAACATGGCCCGTTGCGGGCACCGCATCAAGATCAGCGCCAATGGCAAGTCTGTGTATGCCAAGGTGGTGGACGAGTGTGACTCCGTCTATGGCTGCGACGAAGACCACAACTACGAGCCCCCGTGTGCTAACAACATCGTTGACGCCTCTCCTGCGGTGTGGAATGCCTTGGGGCTCGACCAGAACGTTGGCATGGAGGGCATCACCTGGTCCGATGAGTAA